GCGACGCGTCCAGCGGCTATCCAGCCTCGATAGCCTCTGCCGTCGCCGATGGCTCCGTGGTCGGTGCGACCGTCAACATGGAGCTCTCACGGGAAGCCTTCGAGGACGTATCCGACCCCGCGAACGTCGATCCGGCGGAATAGGGGGAGCCTCAGACCACGACGCCGTTCGCGACGACCGTCTTCGGGGTCGCGTAGGCGCTCACGTCCTCCCGGGGGTCGCTATCGAGCACCACGCAGTCGGCGCGCGCACCCGGTTCGAGCCTGCCGACGTCGTCGAGCCCGAGCAGGTCGGCGGCGTTCACGGTCGCGGCCTCGAAGGTGGCTTCGGGGGACAGACCGTGCTCGACCATCCGTTCGAGTTCGGTGGCGGCGTCCCGGTGGTGGTTGAACGGCGTGCCGGCGTCGGTGCCCATCGCGATCGGGACCCCCGCGTCGAGCGCGTGGTCCCAGGCATCCTCGAAGGCCGCCGCGGCCTGTTCGGCCTTCTCGACCGCCCACTTCGGGATGCCGGCCTCGCTCCCGTTCTCGGTGATGCCGGAGAGCGCGGAGGCCGTCGGCACCCAGTAGGTGTCGTTCTCGGCCATCAGCTCGGCGGCCTCGCGGCCCATGAACGTGCCGTGCTCGACGCTCGAAATCCCGGCTCGCACGGCGTTCTCGATCCCGCTCGCGCCGTGGCAGTGGGCGGCGGTCGGACGACCCTTCGCGTTCGCCGCGTCCACCAGCGCGTCGAGTTCGGCGGGCGACATCTCGAAGCCACCGATCTCGGCCCCTTCGGTGAGCACGCCGCCGGTGGCCATCGTCTTCACGACCGCCGCACCCTTCTT
This is a stretch of genomic DNA from Halococcus salsus. It encodes these proteins:
- a CDS encoding metal-dependent hydrolase family protein — translated: MLVIENATVVDVDGARDGPLAIENGEIADVGEAPEAPDTVIDGDGDVVAPGLVDSHVHIAMDGRPNTESVRSDSTPTLAYRAAENLRETVEAGVTTVRDLGSPGTLGPDSRDAVADGSIPGPRVVPCGSPVVITGGHGHWFGREADGPAEVRKAVREQLKKGAAVVKTMATGGVLTEGAEIGGFEMSPAELDALVDAANAKGRPTAAHCHGASGIENAVRAGISSVEHGTFMGREAAELMAENDTYWVPTASALSGITENGSEAGIPKWAVEKAEQAAAAFEDAWDHALDAGVPIAMGTDAGTPFNHHRDAATELERMVEHGLSPEATFEAATVNAADLLGLDDVGRLEPGARADCVVLDSDPREDVSAYATPKTVVANGVVV